From a single Shewanella donghaensis genomic region:
- a CDS encoding OmpA family protein, whose amino-acid sequence MKYTYLISACLASLLLTACIDTPKPAWVEQQTRDLTDTDTDGVIAARDLCLTTPDGSVISNDGCERTTTTDKRASRVVMFEFDKHQLTRYESERLAKMVDAVKHFPDAKIYLIGDTSPEGSDAYNHQLAQKRAAEITRLIVNQGVEQQQITTQTYDESNMIPAAMNGREHRLVAVAKWQESGVEKAWHIFTTEKNNPTY is encoded by the coding sequence ATGAAGTACACTTATCTCATTTCCGCTTGTCTAGCTAGTCTATTACTGACAGCGTGTATTGATACCCCCAAGCCTGCTTGGGTAGAACAACAAACAAGAGACTTAACAGATACCGATACTGACGGTGTGATTGCCGCACGTGATTTATGCTTAACAACACCTGATGGTTCAGTCATTAGCAATGATGGCTGCGAACGAACCACCACAACCGACAAGCGAGCTAGTCGAGTAGTGATGTTTGAATTTGATAAACACCAACTTACTCGTTATGAATCAGAACGACTGGCTAAAATGGTTGATGCAGTGAAACATTTCCCTGATGCGAAAATATATCTTATTGGTGACACCAGTCCAGAAGGTAGCGATGCCTATAATCATCAACTAGCACAAAAGCGCGCAGCAGAAATCACCCGACTGATTGTTAACCAAGGTGTTGAGCAACAACAGATAACAACACAAACCTATGATGAGTCAAATATGATCCCTGCTGCGATGAATGGGAGAGAACATAGATTGGTCGCGGTAGCAAAATGGCAAGAATCGGGTGTTGAAAAAGCCTGGCATATATTTACCACAGAGAAGAATAATCCGACTTACTAA
- a CDS encoding 4Fe-4S dicluster domain-containing protein: MTKRYVLVHDENKCIGCQACNVACRSENNVPESVTRIQVRVEGPYGNFPNLHFKYNRVSCEQCEDAPCVKVCPTGAAYVNDDGIVSINEGKCVGCLYCVAACPYKVRFINPETKAPDKCDFCKESRLARGEDPACVSVCPTQALTFGDANDLTSEVSKLLDTKQHYQHKANLGTKPRVYRIPSRRGGIKA, from the coding sequence ATGACTAAACGTTATGTTCTTGTGCACGATGAAAACAAGTGCATTGGCTGCCAAGCTTGCAACGTAGCTTGCCGCAGTGAAAATAATGTCCCTGAGTCGGTGACTCGTATTCAGGTTCGAGTAGAAGGGCCTTATGGCAACTTCCCAAACTTACATTTTAAGTACAATCGTGTTTCGTGTGAGCAATGTGAAGATGCACCTTGTGTGAAGGTTTGCCCGACTGGTGCAGCTTACGTAAATGATGACGGAATAGTGTCTATCAACGAAGGTAAATGTGTTGGTTGTTTGTATTGTGTGGCAGCGTGCCCTTACAAAGTACGCTTCATTAATCCTGAAACCAAAGCGCCTGATAAGTGTGATTTCTGTAAAGAATCGCGTTTAGCGCGAGGTGAAGATCCTGCTTGTGTGAGTGTATGTCCAACCCAAGCGTTAACCTTTGGTGATGCCAATGATCTGACGTCTGAGGTGAGTAAGTTACTTGATACTAAACAGCACTATCAGCACAAGGCGAATCTTGGCACTAAGCCAAGGGTCTATCGTATTCCTAGCCGTAGAGGGGGGATTAAAGCATGA
- the nrfD gene encoding NrfD/PsrC family molybdoenzyme membrane anchor subunit, with product MNNIWGSMEQYDPVVWNWIIAVYLFMAGLSAGSMLVAIGLKWYKQSRGLPTEGLPVIKAAAVLGPAAICLGMALLVLDLTKPFEFYHILLNYNFTSVMAWGVLALMVYIPLVFVFAILVFDKQVIRFAPWLAGVINVCRKVEGSLNKLIFALALGVGVYTGFLLSALISYPILNTAVLPALFLASSLSVGSAGNILVATLFFSKKESDCIEQVHRIEYPVAFNEALCLVLLFVGLNFSGPAAQAATSAITTGAWASVFWIGVVGLGLVVPVLASTLSPKSWKHTKGFLITVSCSTILGVLALRHFVVYAGQSYIS from the coding sequence ATGAATAATATCTGGGGCTCAATGGAGCAATATGATCCGGTTGTCTGGAATTGGATAATCGCAGTGTATTTATTTATGGCAGGATTATCAGCAGGTTCAATGCTGGTGGCTATAGGACTAAAATGGTACAAGCAAAGCCGAGGTCTGCCTACTGAAGGCTTGCCTGTTATCAAAGCTGCTGCGGTACTGGGTCCTGCTGCGATTTGTTTAGGTATGGCGTTGTTGGTACTTGATTTAACTAAGCCGTTTGAGTTTTATCATATCCTGCTCAACTATAATTTTACCTCTGTGATGGCATGGGGAGTATTAGCGCTAATGGTTTACATTCCATTGGTGTTTGTGTTCGCGATATTAGTGTTTGATAAGCAGGTTATACGCTTTGCACCTTGGTTAGCGGGAGTGATAAACGTTTGTCGTAAAGTCGAAGGTAGCTTAAATAAACTGATATTTGCGTTAGCGTTGGGTGTGGGAGTGTATACCGGATTCTTATTATCGGCGTTAATCAGTTATCCGATACTAAATACTGCGGTGTTACCGGCGTTATTCTTAGCATCATCATTGTCAGTGGGCTCAGCGGGTAATATTTTGGTGGCGACTTTGTTCTTTAGTAAGAAAGAATCAGATTGCATTGAGCAAGTTCACCGTATTGAATACCCCGTGGCATTTAATGAAGCGCTTTGTTTAGTATTGTTATTTGTCGGGCTCAACTTTTCAGGACCAGCAGCGCAAGCAGCAACCTCTGCAATAACGACAGGTGCTTGGGCGAGTGTATTCTGGATTGGTGTTGTGGGATTAGGGCTAGTGGTTCCTGTTCTTGCCAGCACTTTATCACCCAAAAGCTGGAAGCATACTAAAGGCTTTTTAATTACGGTGTCGTGTAGCACCATATTAGGGGTATTAGCACTAAGACACTTCGTGGTTTATGCCGGGCAAAGTTATATTAGCTAG
- the rhlB gene encoding ATP-dependent RNA helicase RhlB, whose product MSETHLSTQRFADFPLKPEVVKALDENGFEFCTPIQALSLPILLQQKDIAGQAQTGTGKTMAFLVATFHHLLTVAVPEGRQINQPRAIIMAPTRELAIQIAKDAKLLAKHTGLKVGIVYGGESYDVQRQVLDAGVDILIGTTGRIIDYVRQGVISLNSIQAVVLDEADRMFDLGFIKDIRFLFRRMPDAKSRLNMLFSATLSMKVQELAYDHMNDPEKVEVSPGEKTSKNIKEEIFYPSTEDKMRLLLTLMEEDWPEKAIVFSNTKHSCEKVWSWLEGDGHRVGLLTGDVPQKKRIRILEQFTSGDLDVLVATDVAARGLHISDVSHVYNYDLPDDCEDYVHRIGRTGRAGRTGVSVSFACEEYALNLPAIEGYVQHSIPVTNYDREALLDDLPPPVRIHRKPPTSRSRDGSRNGGAHRSGGRPPQRTRRHS is encoded by the coding sequence ATGAGCGAAACACATTTATCTACACAACGATTCGCCGACTTCCCTCTAAAACCAGAGGTAGTAAAGGCTTTAGACGAAAATGGCTTTGAATTTTGTACGCCAATTCAGGCGTTATCTCTTCCTATTTTATTACAACAAAAAGATATTGCAGGCCAGGCACAAACAGGAACTGGCAAGACAATGGCTTTTTTAGTGGCCACATTCCACCACCTTCTCACAGTTGCGGTGCCAGAAGGTCGTCAGATTAATCAGCCAAGAGCAATCATCATGGCGCCGACTCGCGAACTTGCGATTCAAATTGCTAAAGATGCTAAGTTGCTTGCAAAACATACGGGCTTAAAAGTCGGTATTGTTTATGGTGGTGAAAGTTATGATGTTCAACGCCAAGTACTTGATGCTGGTGTTGATATATTAATTGGTACTACGGGTCGTATTATCGATTACGTACGCCAAGGCGTTATCAGTCTTAATTCAATTCAAGCTGTTGTGCTTGATGAAGCTGATCGCATGTTCGACTTAGGTTTTATTAAAGATATTCGTTTCTTGTTTAGACGTATGCCTGATGCTAAATCACGCTTAAATATGTTGTTTTCAGCAACGTTATCAATGAAGGTTCAGGAATTAGCTTACGATCATATGAATGATCCAGAAAAAGTTGAAGTCTCTCCTGGCGAAAAAACCTCAAAGAATATTAAAGAAGAAATTTTCTATCCTTCAACCGAAGATAAAATGCGTTTGCTTCTGACATTAATGGAAGAAGATTGGCCAGAAAAGGCTATCGTATTTTCTAACACCAAACACAGTTGTGAAAAGGTGTGGTCATGGTTAGAGGGTGATGGTCATCGTGTTGGTTTATTAACCGGTGATGTACCTCAGAAAAAACGTATTCGCATTTTAGAGCAATTTACTTCAGGTGATCTTGATGTGTTAGTTGCAACTGATGTTGCGGCGCGTGGTTTACATATTTCTGATGTATCTCATGTTTATAACTATGATTTACCAGATGATTGTGAAGATTACGTTCACCGTATCGGTCGTACAGGTCGTGCAGGCCGTACAGGTGTTTCAGTGAGTTTTGCTTGTGAAGAGTATGCACTGAATTTACCGGCGATTGAGGGTTATGTTCAGCACTCAATTCCTGTGACTAATTACGATCGCGAAGCATTGTTAGATGATTTGCCACCACCTGTACGTATCCATCGTAAACCGCCAACTTCGCGCTCTAGAGATGGTTCTCGTAATGGTGGTGCTCATCGTAGTGGTGGTCGTCCACCTCAAAGGACTCGTAGACATTCGTAA
- the rho gene encoding transcription termination factor Rho, translating into MNLTELKDTSISDLVSLAENMKLENMARARKQDIIFSILKAHAKSGEDIFGGGVLEILQDGFGFLRSSDGSYLAGPDDIYVSPSQIRRFNMRTGDSIFGKIRPPKDGERYFALLKVNEVNFDKPENSRNKILFENLTPLHAEERMRMERGNGSTEDITSRILDLCSPIGKGQRGLIVAPPKAGKTLLLQTMAQSISYNNPEVVLMVLLIDERPEEVTEMQRMVKGEVIASTFDEPASRHVQVAEMVIEKAKRLVEHKKDVVILLDSITRLARAYNTVIPSSGKVLTGGVDANALHRPKRFFGAARNIEHGGSLTIIATALVDTGSKMDEVIYEEFKGTGNQELHLSRKAADKRVFPAIDFNRSGTRREEKLTTPDELQKMWILRKILNPMDEVTGMEFLIDKLAMTKTNDEFFTAMKRAKS; encoded by the coding sequence ATGAATTTAACTGAATTAAAAGACACGTCTATATCAGACCTAGTTTCTCTAGCTGAAAATATGAAACTAGAAAATATGGCTCGTGCTCGCAAGCAAGACATTATTTTCTCCATTTTGAAAGCCCACGCCAAGAGCGGTGAAGATATCTTTGGTGGTGGTGTTCTTGAAATCCTCCAAGATGGTTTTGGATTTTTAAGAAGCTCTGATGGCTCCTATTTGGCAGGCCCTGATGACATCTATGTCTCTCCTAGCCAGATCAGACGCTTCAATATGCGTACTGGTGATAGTATTTTTGGTAAAATTCGCCCACCGAAAGACGGTGAACGTTATTTTGCACTGTTAAAAGTTAACGAAGTTAACTTTGACAAGCCTGAAAACTCTCGCAATAAAATTCTGTTTGAAAACCTTACCCCTCTGCATGCTGAAGAACGTATGCGCATGGAACGTGGTAATGGCTCAACAGAAGATATTACCTCACGTATTTTGGATTTATGTTCTCCAATAGGTAAAGGTCAGCGTGGTTTGATTGTTGCCCCACCTAAAGCGGGTAAAACCTTATTACTTCAAACAATGGCGCAAAGCATTTCATACAACAACCCAGAAGTTGTTTTGATGGTATTGCTAATCGATGAACGTCCTGAAGAAGTAACTGAAATGCAACGCATGGTTAAAGGCGAAGTTATTGCTTCTACCTTTGATGAGCCAGCAAGTCGTCACGTTCAAGTTGCTGAAATGGTCATCGAAAAAGCCAAGCGTTTAGTTGAGCACAAAAAAGACGTGGTTATCTTATTAGATTCAATCACTCGTCTAGCACGTGCATACAACACAGTAATTCCATCATCAGGTAAAGTTCTTACCGGTGGTGTTGATGCTAACGCATTACATCGTCCAAAGCGTTTCTTCGGTGCTGCACGTAACATCGAACATGGCGGCAGCTTAACCATTATCGCAACTGCGCTAGTTGATACTGGTTCTAAGATGGATGAAGTCATTTACGAAGAATTTAAAGGTACTGGTAACCAAGAGTTACACCTTTCTCGTAAAGCTGCTGATAAACGCGTATTCCCTGCAATCGACTTTAACCGTTCAGGTACACGTCGTGAAGAGAAACTAACAACGCCTGACGAACTTCAGAAGATGTGGATTTTACGTAAAATCCTTAATCCTATGGATGAAGTGACTGGTATGGAATTCCTTATCGATAAATTGGCAATGACCAAAACTAACGATGAGTTCTTCACTGCAATGAAACGCGCTAAGAGTTAA
- a CDS encoding HlyD family type I secretion periplasmic adaptor subunit — translation MSANLHIQQLEGAKRANKVILLTFALLCATLAWAAFATLEEVVVGEGKVVPATAVQQIESLDGGSLKEILVKEGDTVTAGQTLLVIDELRFASAFHEARLNSVALKNQLTRLESTLESVIIDATQPLWFSQVQVIPQQFEIADFASNRRAQAIFRSQLSQLISQLDQTAQIVEQKRQAKEEVSITIEAQTSGLTLAQQEIRMTREAVTEGAVAELELLKLERDAVRLRGELAASKASERQIQAAISQAVAERRNVALDFINRATDERNKTSNELSALTENMKALADRLDRTQIVSPVAGSVSNILVKSAGQVVEPGQVIMEIVPQGDQLIIESHIDPKDIAFVHKGLQAMVKFTAYDFVIYGGIKGEVIYVSSDAQQLDDGTTYYEAHIQTDENQLNGWPIISGMQASTDILTGNKTVLSYWLKPLLRARANALREP, via the coding sequence ATGAGTGCTAATCTGCATATACAACAACTTGAGGGGGCGAAACGTGCCAACAAAGTCATCTTACTCACCTTCGCATTATTATGTGCCACATTGGCGTGGGCCGCTTTTGCTACTTTAGAAGAAGTGGTTGTAGGTGAAGGTAAAGTTGTGCCAGCAACGGCGGTACAGCAGATAGAAAGTTTAGATGGCGGCAGTTTAAAAGAAATCTTGGTTAAAGAAGGTGACACTGTCACCGCTGGGCAAACATTATTAGTGATAGATGAACTGCGCTTTGCCTCTGCATTTCATGAAGCCAGACTCAATAGCGTCGCGCTAAAAAACCAACTAACTCGCCTAGAATCAACCTTAGAAAGTGTCATTATTGATGCAACTCAGCCGTTATGGTTTTCTCAGGTTCAAGTTATTCCACAACAATTTGAAATTGCTGATTTTGCCAGTAACAGACGGGCCCAAGCAATTTTCCGATCCCAACTATCACAACTCATTTCACAACTTGACCAAACGGCGCAAATCGTAGAGCAAAAACGCCAAGCAAAAGAAGAAGTGTCGATTACTATCGAAGCCCAAACGAGTGGCTTAACCCTAGCTCAGCAAGAGATCCGTATGACCCGTGAAGCGGTTACTGAAGGCGCTGTCGCTGAGTTAGAGCTATTAAAACTTGAACGAGACGCAGTGCGACTTCGAGGGGAATTAGCAGCGTCCAAGGCCAGTGAACGCCAAATACAGGCAGCAATTAGCCAGGCGGTTGCAGAAAGACGAAACGTTGCGCTCGATTTTATTAACCGTGCCACCGATGAGCGTAATAAAACCAGCAATGAACTGTCAGCATTAACCGAAAATATGAAAGCCCTAGCCGATAGGCTTGATCGAACACAAATAGTATCGCCAGTGGCGGGCAGCGTATCAAATATTTTAGTGAAATCTGCCGGCCAAGTTGTCGAACCGGGTCAGGTCATCATGGAAATTGTGCCCCAAGGTGATCAACTCATCATAGAAAGCCACATAGACCCTAAAGATATCGCTTTTGTACATAAAGGACTGCAAGCAATGGTCAAGTTTACCGCTTATGACTTTGTCATTTACGGTGGTATTAAAGGCGAAGTCATTTATGTTAGCTCTGACGCACAACAACTTGATGATGGCACGACTTATTATGAAGCCCATATACAAACCGATGAAAACCAATTAAACGGCTGGCCAATTATTTCTGGGATGCAGGCATCAACAGATATATTGACAGGCAATAAAACTGTTTTAAGTTACTGGCTTAAGCCGCTACTGCGTGCAAGGGCAAATGCGCTAAGAGAACCGTAA
- a CDS encoding thioredoxin family protein, producing MHNSVKTILATTAIFFGSHLVAGSAIADSGCSFDEEQAGFMATCSEEKKEVIITGLVDISALEKDLPGYAAEYEQYQIDAAALTELKAVTTPTNIVVIIGTWCPDCHRETPRFMRLIEEAANPNITVTYIGIDRSKVDPEGLAAAYEFTRIPTFIIEQQDEEIGRIVERPTVSLEQDLLNILK from the coding sequence ATGCATAACAGCGTTAAAACAATTTTAGCTACAACCGCCATTTTCTTTGGCAGCCACTTGGTTGCTGGTTCAGCGATAGCTGACAGTGGTTGTTCATTTGATGAAGAACAAGCAGGCTTCATGGCAACATGCAGCGAGGAGAAAAAAGAAGTGATTATTACCGGACTTGTTGATATTTCAGCACTTGAAAAAGATTTACCGGGTTACGCTGCAGAGTATGAGCAATATCAAATTGATGCAGCAGCATTAACTGAATTGAAAGCGGTAACCACACCAACAAATATCGTAGTGATTATTGGTACTTGGTGTCCTGATTGCCATCGTGAAACTCCACGTTTCATGCGCCTTATCGAAGAAGCAGCTAATCCGAATATTACCGTGACTTACATCGGTATTGACCGCAGTAAAGTTGATCCAGAAGGTCTAGCGGCTGCATATGAATTCACCCGTATTCCAACCTTTATCATTGAGCAACAAGATGAAGAAATTGGCCGTATTGTAGAGCGTCCAACTGTGTCACTCGAACAAGACTTATTAAACATCTTGAAATAA
- a CDS encoding Ppx/GppA phosphatase family protein — protein MTVTAPIPAYAAITLGSNSFNMLVAQTIDGQPTIIAKYKRKVRLAEGIGVDNRLDEVVLVRGLDCLNMFAEMLEKHQVSTEHVAVFATATLRVISNADEFHKRALPILGHPIEVISGLREAELIYQGMAATTKGDGQRLVIDIGGASTEFIVGNGNEVLFKTSLDFGCVRFNQQFFKQTPYLLSDFEQAKAAVLVALKPHLQQLSQLGWQGVVGASGAVQSVVSVLNHRDLSDIITLSVLYRFRDEVLSQKNESLHHIQGLSAEKAPTFASGIAILIALFELLDIESLNLSGGALREGVLSMLAARVA, from the coding sequence ATGACAGTAACTGCTCCTATTCCAGCTTATGCCGCGATAACTCTCGGCTCAAATAGTTTTAATATGTTGGTCGCTCAAACTATTGACGGCCAGCCAACTATTATTGCGAAGTACAAACGTAAAGTGCGTTTGGCTGAAGGTATTGGAGTTGATAACCGTCTTGACGAAGTTGTTTTAGTTCGTGGATTAGATTGTTTAAATATGTTTGCTGAGATGCTTGAGAAACATCAAGTATCTACTGAGCATGTGGCAGTATTTGCCACAGCAACTTTGCGTGTGATCAGTAATGCTGATGAGTTTCACAAACGGGCATTGCCTATTTTAGGGCACCCGATTGAAGTCATTAGCGGTTTGCGTGAAGCTGAGTTAATTTATCAAGGTATGGCCGCCACGACAAAAGGTGATGGTCAGCGCTTGGTGATTGATATTGGCGGCGCCAGTACTGAGTTTATTGTTGGTAACGGCAATGAAGTACTCTTTAAAACCAGCCTCGATTTTGGTTGCGTGCGCTTTAATCAACAGTTTTTCAAGCAAACGCCCTATCTGTTGAGTGACTTTGAACAGGCTAAGGCCGCAGTGCTTGTTGCCCTTAAACCCCATTTACAACAGCTGTCACAGTTGGGATGGCAAGGGGTTGTTGGTGCATCTGGTGCAGTGCAATCAGTTGTTTCTGTTCTGAATCACCGAGATTTATCGGACATCATTACTTTAAGCGTACTTTATCGATTTAGAGATGAAGTGTTGTCACAAAAGAATGAGTCTTTGCATCATATCCAAGGGTTATCTGCTGAAAAAGCACCGACATTTGCCTCAGGTATTGCGATTTTAATCGCTCTATTCGAATTGTTGGATATTGAATCGCTGAATCTATCGGGTGGAGCGTTGCGTGAAGGGGTACTAAGTATGCTGGCTGCAAGAGTGGCTTAA
- a CDS encoding TolC family outer membrane protein, giving the protein MQKLLLISALVISTQAQALTLEQSVAEAINHHPRLQQKYASFEAAVRYKKAAVGDYLPQVKLYGGIGYEEVRYNSGRRVDTDLDRTELGIKVSQLLFDGFRTTSEIDRLEFEQEAERFGLISEAENLSLEVATVYLNLVQADRVVRLAERNIAEHEDILKDIILRQAKGLSSESDVAQVKARVATSQSGFLAARNQQMDLQAKYYDLVGQLPNDLHDAKPDFSYVPTSLALALEQAVKNHPEIDAAINDTQAANSQYAREKSDYWPKLSIELQANMNDNIGGIEGPDEDARAMLMLSYDIYNGGSTNDRAEAAAWQVQQAKSIRQQTEKQVIEGTRLAWNSFDFVGQQRKFYQVNVDQAVKAEQGYQRQFELGRRSLLDVLDAKVEVYLARKNYLSAYYNYHIASYRLINATGQLIESFRVDTPTQWQEEK; this is encoded by the coding sequence ATGCAAAAACTGTTACTTATTTCTGCGCTGGTTATTTCCACTCAGGCTCAAGCACTGACATTGGAGCAATCTGTCGCCGAAGCGATAAACCATCACCCGCGGCTGCAACAAAAGTATGCCAGTTTCGAAGCTGCTGTACGTTACAAAAAAGCGGCTGTGGGAGACTACTTACCCCAAGTTAAACTCTATGGCGGTATCGGCTATGAAGAGGTTCGTTACAATAGCGGACGACGGGTTGATACCGATTTAGACCGCACTGAACTGGGTATTAAAGTATCACAGTTATTGTTTGATGGTTTTAGAACGACCTCAGAAATTGATCGCCTTGAGTTTGAGCAAGAAGCGGAACGATTCGGCTTAATATCTGAAGCAGAAAACCTTTCTCTGGAAGTGGCGACGGTGTATTTAAATTTAGTTCAAGCCGATAGAGTGGTTCGCTTAGCCGAGCGCAATATCGCTGAGCATGAAGATATCTTAAAAGATATTATTTTAAGGCAAGCTAAAGGCTTAAGCAGTGAGTCTGACGTAGCTCAAGTTAAAGCCCGCGTTGCCACCAGCCAATCAGGTTTTCTCGCTGCTCGAAATCAACAAATGGATTTACAAGCTAAGTATTATGATCTTGTCGGGCAATTGCCAAACGATTTACATGATGCCAAGCCTGATTTCAGCTACGTGCCAACCTCATTAGCCTTAGCATTAGAACAAGCTGTAAAAAATCATCCTGAAATTGACGCCGCCATTAACGATACCCAGGCGGCTAACTCACAATACGCACGAGAAAAAAGTGACTACTGGCCCAAGTTATCAATCGAACTACAAGCCAACATGAACGACAACATTGGCGGTATTGAAGGGCCTGATGAAGATGCCCGAGCCATGCTAATGCTCAGTTATGATATCTATAATGGTGGATCAACTAATGACCGAGCAGAAGCTGCGGCATGGCAAGTTCAACAAGCTAAATCAATTCGTCAACAAACAGAAAAACAAGTCATTGAAGGCACCCGTTTAGCGTGGAACTCATTTGATTTTGTCGGACAGCAACGGAAATTCTATCAAGTTAATGTGGATCAAGCCGTCAAAGCTGAGCAAGGGTATCAACGCCAGTTTGAGCTAGGAAGACGCTCGCTGCTTGATGTACTCGATGCAAAAGTTGAAGTGTACCTCGCTCGTAAAAACTACCTCAGCGCCTATTACAATTATCATATTGCCTCTTATCGATTAATTAACGCTACAGGGCAGTTAATTGAATCATTTAGAGTGGATACCCCTACACAATGGCAAGAGGAAAAATAA
- the trxA gene encoding thioredoxin TrxA produces the protein MSEKIVYLSDDSFEADVINSELPVLVDFWAEWCGPCKMIAPILDDVAEEYAGKLTVAKLNVDQNNVSPAKYGVRGIPTLLMFKGGELVATKVGALSKTQLKEFIDAQA, from the coding sequence ATGAGCGAAAAAATTGTATACCTAAGCGATGACAGCTTCGAAGCCGACGTCATTAACTCAGAATTACCAGTACTGGTAGACTTCTGGGCAGAGTGGTGTGGTCCTTGTAAAATGATTGCCCCAATCTTAGACGACGTGGCTGAAGAGTACGCTGGTAAGTTAACCGTTGCTAAATTAAACGTTGACCAAAATAATGTTTCACCTGCTAAGTACGGTGTACGTGGTATCCCAACATTATTAATGTTTAAAGGCGGCGAGTTAGTTGCAACTAAAGTCGGTGCTTTATCAAAAACTCAACTTAAAGAGTTTATTGACGCACAAGCTTAA